One Mauremys mutica isolate MM-2020 ecotype Southern chromosome 19, ASM2049712v1, whole genome shotgun sequence genomic window carries:
- the PRR11 gene encoding proline-rich protein 11 isoform X1, whose translation MPEIMAKYKQRRRKLRARAKLLMNKKGDVTKLQCLNPLPQRLLDGLPPNLPHSQSSIFSVWPLVLPSVKDAVRPLAMTASSLYWWCQNSVAQSFEVIKDTIFPSRLYLRQLNMLKQHVEKLEIEFSRLQGVIQMSGTVVSSSENSPSQRCNKPLLAVPVCAQIGLADPVSLPSAGMLQPASAPPPPPPPLPPPPPPPAPLPLKRGNSTKALQATSVKDGPVQITLKDLLNVKLKKTQKYTETDQAGSPVKKHRALITVSDLQSINLRPKPNLLPAPITNLLITPSKNQIDLRKHLKKVNIQRSPGGTPLTNKENMETGTGLTPIMTQALRRKFQMAHPKTPSPARLHTASSFDEQN comes from the exons atgccag AAATAATGGCAAAGTACAAGCAACGCCGGCGGAAGCTGCGGGCCCGAGCAAAACTTCTAATGAACAAGAAGGGAGATGTCACTAAACTGCAGTGCTTGAATCCTCTCCCTCAAAG GTTATTGGATGGTCTTCCTCCAAATCTCCCCCACAGCCAAAGTAGTATTTTCTCAGTCTGGCCATTAGTCCTCCCCAGTGTAAAGGATGCAGTAAGGCCCTTGGCAATGACAGCATCATCTTTGTACTGGTGGTGCCAGAACAGTGTTGCACAG AGTTTTGAAGTCATCAAAGACACCATATTTCCTTCACGACTCTACCTGCGGCAACTGAACATGCTGAAGCAACACGTGGAAAAGCTGGAAATTGAATTTTCCAGACTACAAGGAGTGATCCAG atGAGTGGGACTGTTGTTAGTTCCTCAGAAAACTCTCCTTCCCAAAGATGTAATAAACCATTACTAGCTGTTCCTGTCTGTGCACAAATCGGTTTGGCAGACCCAGTATCCCTGCCTTCTGCAGGAATGCTGCAACCTGCATctgctcctccacctccaccacctcctcttcctccaccaccaccaccacctgcaccTTTACCACTCAAAAGGGGCAACAGCACAAAAGCACTTCAG GCTACATCAGTAAAAGATGGGCCCGTACAAATAACTCTCAAGGATCTCCTGAATGTGAAACTAAAGAAGACCCAGAAGTACACAGAAACAGACCAG gCAGGATCACCAGTGAAGAAGCACAGGGCATTAATTACAGTCTCAGATTTACAAAGCATTAATCTGAGACCTAAACCCAACCTCCTACCAGCTCCCATTACAAACCTCCTAAT CACTCCCAGCAAAAATCAAATAGACCTTAGAAAACATCTTAAGAAAGTCAATATTCAGAG GAGTCCTGGTGGAACTCCATTAACTAACAAAGAGAACATGGAAACTGGCACAGGATTGACTCCAATAATGACACAGGCACTGAGGCGCAAATTTCAG ATGGCTCACCCAAAGACTCCCTCTCCAGCTCGGTTACATACTGCAAGCAGCTTTGATGAACAGAACTAG
- the PRR11 gene encoding proline-rich protein 11 isoform X2 codes for MAKYKQRRRKLRARAKLLMNKKGDVTKLQCLNPLPQRLLDGLPPNLPHSQSSIFSVWPLVLPSVKDAVRPLAMTASSLYWWCQNSVAQSFEVIKDTIFPSRLYLRQLNMLKQHVEKLEIEFSRLQGVIQMSGTVVSSSENSPSQRCNKPLLAVPVCAQIGLADPVSLPSAGMLQPASAPPPPPPPLPPPPPPPAPLPLKRGNSTKALQATSVKDGPVQITLKDLLNVKLKKTQKYTETDQAGSPVKKHRALITVSDLQSINLRPKPNLLPAPITNLLITPSKNQIDLRKHLKKVNIQRSPGGTPLTNKENMETGTGLTPIMTQALRRKFQMAHPKTPSPARLHTASSFDEQN; via the exons ATGGCAAAGTACAAGCAACGCCGGCGGAAGCTGCGGGCCCGAGCAAAACTTCTAATGAACAAGAAGGGAGATGTCACTAAACTGCAGTGCTTGAATCCTCTCCCTCAAAG GTTATTGGATGGTCTTCCTCCAAATCTCCCCCACAGCCAAAGTAGTATTTTCTCAGTCTGGCCATTAGTCCTCCCCAGTGTAAAGGATGCAGTAAGGCCCTTGGCAATGACAGCATCATCTTTGTACTGGTGGTGCCAGAACAGTGTTGCACAG AGTTTTGAAGTCATCAAAGACACCATATTTCCTTCACGACTCTACCTGCGGCAACTGAACATGCTGAAGCAACACGTGGAAAAGCTGGAAATTGAATTTTCCAGACTACAAGGAGTGATCCAG atGAGTGGGACTGTTGTTAGTTCCTCAGAAAACTCTCCTTCCCAAAGATGTAATAAACCATTACTAGCTGTTCCTGTCTGTGCACAAATCGGTTTGGCAGACCCAGTATCCCTGCCTTCTGCAGGAATGCTGCAACCTGCATctgctcctccacctccaccacctcctcttcctccaccaccaccaccacctgcaccTTTACCACTCAAAAGGGGCAACAGCACAAAAGCACTTCAG GCTACATCAGTAAAAGATGGGCCCGTACAAATAACTCTCAAGGATCTCCTGAATGTGAAACTAAAGAAGACCCAGAAGTACACAGAAACAGACCAG gCAGGATCACCAGTGAAGAAGCACAGGGCATTAATTACAGTCTCAGATTTACAAAGCATTAATCTGAGACCTAAACCCAACCTCCTACCAGCTCCCATTACAAACCTCCTAAT CACTCCCAGCAAAAATCAAATAGACCTTAGAAAACATCTTAAGAAAGTCAATATTCAGAG GAGTCCTGGTGGAACTCCATTAACTAACAAAGAGAACATGGAAACTGGCACAGGATTGACTCCAATAATGACACAGGCACTGAGGCGCAAATTTCAG ATGGCTCACCCAAAGACTCCCTCTCCAGCTCGGTTACATACTGCAAGCAGCTTTGATGAACAGAACTAG